The window GAGCGCCGTCTCGACCGTGTGCGTCAGCAGACGGCGGAGCGGACGCGCACCGAAGTCGGGGTCGAAGCCCTCGTCCGCAAGTGCCGTAAGTGCCGCATCGTTCCACGTCAGCTGAATATCCGCCTGACGCTCAAGGCGATTGCTGAGTGCCGCGAGCATGATCGCCGCGATGCGCTTCACGTCGTCCTTTGTGAGTGCCTTGAACACAATCGTATCATCCACGCGGTTCAAGAACTCGGGGCGGAAATACTCTTTGAGGAGTGCGCGCACTGCCTGCTCCGCCTCGGCGTAGTCCTTGCTCAGAATCTCATGCGAGCCGAGATTGCTCGTCATGATGATGACGGTGTTCTTGAAGTTCACAACGCGCCCCTTGCCGTCCGTGAGCCGCCCGTCGTCAAGAATTTGCAGCAGCACGTTGAACACGTCGCGATGTGCCTTCTCGATCTCGTCGAGCAGGATGACACTGTACGGACGGCGGCGCACCGCCTCCGTCAGCTGCCCGCCCTCATCATAGCCGACGTAGCCCGGAGGCGCACCGATGAGACGCGAAACGCTGTGTTTCTCCATGTACTCGCTCATGTCGATGCGGATCATGCTCCGCTCATCGTCAAAGAGCGATTCGGCGAGCGTCTTTGCAAGCTCCGTCTTGCCCACACCCGTAGGACCAAGGAAGATAAACGAGCCGATCGGGCGGTTCGGATCCTTGATGCCCGCGCGTGCACGCAGGATTGCCTCGCTGACGGCGGTCACCGCCTCGTCCTGACCGACGACGCGCTCATGCAGCACCTCCTCAAGGTGGAGCAGCTTCTCGCGCTCGCCCGTCATCATCTTCGTTACGGGGATGCCTGTCCAGCGGCTGACGACACGCGCGATGTCCTCCTCACCGACCTCCTCCTTGAGCATCCGCTCGCCGTCCGCCTTCGCGGCAATCGCCGCCTCCTCTTCCGCGAGCTTCTTCTCCAGTTCCGGCATCTTGCCGTATTTCAGCTCCGACGCGCGTGCGAGATTCTGAGCGCGCTCCGCCGCCTCCATCTCGCCGCGCAGCTCGTCCATCTCCTTCTTGATGGCACGTACGCGCAGGATGGACTGCGTCTCCTCCTCCCACTTCGCTTGGAGTTTCGCTTCCTCGGCGTGCAGCTGCTCCTTCTCCGCAACAAGAGCGGCAAGTTTTTCCTTCGATGCCTCGTCCGTCTCCTTTTTCAGAGCCTCCTCCTCGATGTCGAGCTGGAGGATCTTGCGCCGGATCTCGTCGAGCGGTGCGGGCATGGACTCGATCTCCGTGCGCAGCTTTGCCGCCGCCTCATCGACGAGGTCGATTGCCTTGTCCGGCAGGAAACGGTCGGAGATATAGCGGTCGGAGAGTGTCGCCGCCGCCACGAGTGCCGCGTCGCGGATACGCACGCCGTGATGCACCTCATAGCGCTCCTTGAGTCCACGCAGAATCGAGACCGTATCCTCCACGCTCGGCTCACCGACCATGACCGGTTGGAAGCGGCGTTCGAGCGCCGTATCCTTCTCGATGTACTTGCGGTACTCGTTCAGCGTCGTCGCACCGATACAGCGCAGTTCGCCGCGTGCAAGGAGCGGCTTCAACAGGTTGCCCGCATCCATCGCGCCCTCTGCTGCGCCCGCGCCGACAACCGTATGCACCTCGTCGATGAAGAGCAGTATCTGCCCCTCGGACTTTGCAATCTCGTTCAGCACGCCCTTGAGGCGTTCCTCGAACTCGCCGCGGAACTTCGCGCCCGCGACCAGTGCGCCCATGTCGAGCGAGTAGAGCGTCTTGTTCTTCAGCGACTCGGGTACATCCCCCGCCACAATGCGGCGGGCAAGCCCCTCGACAATCGCCGTCTTGCCGACGCCCGGCTCACCGATGAGCACAGGGTTATTTTTGGTACGGCGCGAGAGAATCTCAATCGAGCGGCGGATCTCCTCATCGCGCCCGATCACGGGGTCGAGCTTGTTCGCGCGTGCCGCCGCCGTCAGATCGCGCCCGTATTTTTCGAGCGACTGATAGCCCTCCTCTGGGTTGTCGCTCGTGACGTTCTGCTTGCGATGTTTCTGGATCGCGTCCTGCACCGCACTCTTCGTCAGCCGGAACTCACGCGCGATGCCCTGCACCGCATCGCTCCCGTCCGTGACAAGTGCGAGCAGCAGGTGCTCAGTCGAAACGTACTCGTCCTTCATCGACTTTGCCAGTTCCTCAGCGCGTCCGAGTACACGCACCATGTCCATCCCCATGCCGAGACGATTCGTCCCATGCACACTCGGAATGGCGGCAAGCTCCTTTTCGAGCCGCGCCTTGAGCAGCGGCAGATCAACCCCGCAGACATCAAAAATTGTTGCAAGCAGTCCCTCCGGCTCCTTCGCAAGTGCAAGCAGTACGTGCGTTGATGTGATTTCCTGATGATAGCGCATCGCCGCAATCTGCTGTGCCGATTGCAGAGCTGCGAGCGTCCGCGCTGTGTATTTATCCTGTTCCATCATGTGTCCCTCCATCGAATATTTGTCTTTATGAACCCATTATAGCAGTTAAAGTCAAAAAGTCAAATACTTTCTTTGATTTTTTGACTTTTATTTTTCAGAAAAGGCTTCGACGAAAATTCGACGAAGCCACAACTGCCTAATTCTGTGATAACTATTATGAAAGAATACGAGCTACGATGCTCCTAAGCAAACCCTAGTGGAGCAAGCGAGAAAATACTGACCTGTCCAAGAAGCAAGTCCGCAGGACAAAGCTGATTGGGTAACAGGTCGCATGGGAAAACGTCCCAAGAACACGAGCGTTAGCGACGTGTGATTGGATGACGTTGACCGCTTGCGCGGTACGCCCCGTCGGATTTCTTTCGTTCAAGCGAAGCGCGTTTAAGAAGTCCGACGGTATTTGAGCGTACAAGCGCACGAACGCTTGCGCAACTAAGTGTTTGCGTGGAGCACGTAGCCCGTAAGCTTTGACACAGATTCAACATTTAGATCATATTCTTTTTATAGGTATCGTAAAGCTCCTTGAGCTCCTCCATCTTCGCGTACATCTCGATCTGCAGGGCGGATGCCGTCGGATAGTCGCCGTCACCCAGTGCCTTGATGAGCAGCGTAAAGAGCGCCTTGTCGTCGATTGTGTCCTTCGCGAGATAGATGCGCAGGTCATGGATCTTGTTCCACATATAGGCATCCTGATCCGTCACGAAATTGCTCTTGATCTCCACCATGCGGCGGACGATGTTGCGGTTCTCGGGGATGATGCGGCTGATGAGCTCGATCTTCCAGCGCAGGAGCGCTCCCGTGCGGAACGAGTCGATGATCTGCGGGCGGATTGTATGCGCCGCCGTGAGCACCGCCACTTTCTCGGGATAGAGGTCAAAGCCGAGCATATTCTCCCACACCGTCGCGGGCGGTTTCCCGAAGCGTGCGTCGCGCTCGTCCGCCGTGTAGTGCTCGAATACGTCCTCCTCGCTCCGATAGGCACGGTCGGTTTCGAGATAAAAGCCCTTCTCCCCCGGCTGCTTCGACAGCTCGCCGAGAAGTTCTGCCGTACTGCGTCCCGCCGAATGCTTGATGCCGTCGAGAATCGCAAGATAAGATGCGGCAATGACAAGGTAGGTATTGGAATACGGATTTGTTGCACGCAGCTCGAACCGCGTCGCGAGCGGATTTTTGAGATCGCGGATGAGACTCACAAGCACCGTGCGGTTGCGCGACGGGATCGCGGGCGATGCGCCAAACGAGGTGACGACACAGACCGGAGCCTCAAAGCCGGGCTTCAGACGATTGAACGCGTCGTTCGTCGCCGAAACAAACGGGTTGATCGCCTCGTAGTTCTTGAGCAGCCCCATGAGCGCACCGTAGCCGACCGCATTCATATAGTCCGCGTTCTGATCGTCTGCGGCAAAGAGGCTGTGCCGCTTGCCGTCCTTCGTGATCGCGGCAAGGCTCAGATGCGTGTGCTCGCCGTTGCCCGCAAGCCCGATCAGCGGCTTTGCCTTGAAGTTGACCTCAAGCCCGTAAAGACGGAAGATCTCACGGACAAACGTGCGCACAAACAGCTCATTGTCCGCCGCCTGCACAGCACTGTCATACTGCCAGTCAATCTCGATCTGCTCGCAGACGTGCGTCATGCGGCCGCTCTCGTCGATCTGCGCCTTGAGCCCGCCGACCTCCTTGTGTCCCATCTCCATGTGGAAGCCATATTTGTCAAGTTGGATGATGCAGTCCTCAAGCGCCGTGCGCACCGCACCGTGCGTGCGCTCCCAATACTGTTCGTTCATCACCTGTGAGGCGGACATCTCCTCGATGGAAGCATTGTCGTCGAGCGGGGTCTTGACCCAGAACTCAAGCTCTGTCGCCGATGTAAACGCAATGTCCACAATGTCCGCACCGTTCAGAGAGGGCGCCCCCGAGATCTTCGGATTGGCATGGAAGAAGTCGAGAAGTTCCGCTTTCACATAGGCGAGCGTATCCACGAGCACCGCACGCGAGTCGACGCGCTTCTCCTCGTGGATGATGAACGAGGGAATCCGCAGCGTCCCGATGGGCAGCCCCGTCTCCTCATCCGCGCCCTCGGGATCGTAGTCCACAAACCAGTTAACCGCAGGATCAATCGGCAGATCCACCTTCGCATTGTTGATCGTCGCGATCTTCGGCAGAACCACGGAGGAGCCGTCTGTCTGCACGGCAGTTCCGTTGTAGAATTTCTCAATGTCCTCAATGAAGATCCGCACGGGAATCTTCTCGTCCGTATCGTTGCCCGCCATGTCGATACCGACGAGCGAAACAAAACGTACCTCCGGATGTGCCTTGAGCTGGCGAATCACCTCTTCGCGCGGGGTATTGGCAGGAATTTTATAGAGAAGCTCGTTCATCTTTGCGTACCACCCTTTTTCTAAAAAGAATGCCGAACAGATCCCCTGTCCGCACGGCAAAAGCATACGCGCTCATCTTACCATTTTTCGGAGGTCGTTGTAAAGATATTGAGAAGAAGTAATCATTAATCCCCCATTTATTGACGAAGATTCACCATACAAATACAATAGATCATAAAGACACAGAGAAAAAGAGGCCGATCCCCATGAAAACTAAAATGGACGTAGATTGGGCGTGGATCCGCGCACACCTGCCGAGAGAACTTGCAGATCGGGACATCAGCATTTTTGACGGCTATTACCTAGATGGTCTGAACGTCATGTCGGAGGGCGAGCGCAGCGATCCGGACACACTGGAATATGCACCGCGCGACGCAAAGGATCTTCGCCTATGGCAGTTCGATCGTGTTTGTGCGTCGCTCGGCTATGCACTGGAACGAGAGCACCGCACGGAAAATGCAAAAAAATGGCGCTATGTCAGACTGCGTGCCGAGCGCGGCAAATGGCTCTACGCAGAGCGGCGATCGTATGTCTATAACGCCATCGAGGATACGCGGCTCGCAGCCTTTGAGCTCCATCTGCACCTCATCCGCCCCATCTTTCCACCGGAGCGATTTGAAGAACGCGTACAGGAGTACGTCCGTCTGATGAACCGCTGGTACCGCACACCGCATTGGGACTTTGACCGAAATGCAGGCTGCTTCATCGAGATCAGCGACGCAAAGGAATACGCCGACGACACAGACGGCACGGAGGAACCACGGGCAGGATCCGTGATACAAATACGGAGTTGACGCGCGTGGAGACCAACGCACAGAGAGGATGACTGCCATGAACATTTCCATACGCATCGTACAGCTAAAAGGCAGGACATACGAGCTTGCCCGTCGTTTTCCCGCTGCCGTTTTCTGGCAGACGGTTCTGTTCCTCGTCGGCGCAGCGGCGATCCTCCTGCGCCCCGATGACAGCGCATGGTATGCTGAGAACAACGTCCTTTTCGAGCATCTCATGCGCCTCATGCCCGCCATCTTCGCCGCATGGCTGACGGCGGCGGCGTGCCGCCTCCTCACCGAACTTTGCCCCGTGAAAAGCCCCTTGCTGCTGAGTGGCGCGTGCTCCGGCGTTCTGTTTGCCCTGCTCGCATACATATGGTACGGCGTAGCGATGCCGAGCAGACACCTCGTCATCGGGACAGAGGGCGTGTGCCTTGCACTCGCATTCCTCGCCCTCTTTCTCCTCGAACGCATCAACAGAGCGCCGGGACTCCCCGCCCTCCTCTTTGCCGTAGGCTTTTCCCTCGGAACGAGCATCCTGTTCTTCCTCGGACTGGTACTCTGCACCGCCGCCTTTTGGTCGCTGATCGTCACCGATGCCGCCCCATGGATAACAGAGACCTCCTATTGGTTCGCCGGACTGATCGCCTATGGTGCTTGGGGACTCGGCGCATTCCTCGGCACACTGCCAAAGGCGGACGCTCCCCACCTGCTTTCAGCCACCGAACAAAAGATACTCCTCTACCTCTTTTTCCCCGTCTATCTTCTGCTGCTTCTCGTCCTCTACCTCTACGTCGGCAAGATCATCGGCGCAGGCGAGATGCCCGTCGGCACAATGAATTGGTACGCCTCGTTCGCCCTTCTCGGCTTTACCTTATTGCCGTCAGTCGAGCCGAGGACGGCTCTATCGTCTGGGACAGTGCAAGCGGATTTGTACTCATACGTTAGGGAAGCACTGATAAATTCAGCGCCGCCATCTTGACGCATCTTTTTTGCCCGCACTGTGTCGGCAAATCCTCCACATAGCTTTGGCTATGCGTCCGGTTTGCCTCCTTGTTCGGACGAAAAAATCTACGCCAATCTGACGGACTTCATTTTATCAGCAATTCCCTAGAAAGCACTCCCCTGTTCAATCCGTGCGATCGTGCCGTGTTATCAGCGATACCCAAAAAGGCTGCTGCACGAGGACAAAACCGTCTTCGTGCAGCAGCCTTTTGCATAGGAGTTATCTGTGCTTCCTCAGGTCTTATAGTGATTGATGTCTGCCGAGAACGCCGTCGTGACCTCCTTGAACTGCTTGATTTTTTCCATCATATCCTGCAGCTTCAGATTATGCGTGTGCATAGCGGCGTTCACCTCCTCGGTGGAGGCGGAGTTTTGCTCTGCCATAGAAGCGATATGTTCGACCTTGCTGAGAACATCTTCCATATTCGTCATCTCGGTTTTGAGCTGCTCGATGATGCCCGATATACTTCCCGACACACCGCGAATGTTGTCGATGTACTGATTGTTCCCCTCGACGACGCGGACGAGCTGATTGCTCTCACGCTCCAAGACCTCATATTCCTCGTTGACCGAAGCGACGACCTCATTGATGATCCGCGTTACCGCCATGACATCGGTCGTGATGACCTCGGCGTGTCCCTGCGACTGCTCGGCAAGTTTTCGGACTTCCTCGGCGACGACGCTGAACCCGCGCCCCTGCTCACCTGCCCGTGCCGCTTCGATCGCTGCATTGAGGGCGAGCAGGTTCGTTTGCCCTGCGATATCCGTCACCAGCCCCGTGATCGCCATGATCTTCTCCGTCGCCTCTCTGAGCGACTCGACCTCCTGCCTCACGACCGTGAATTTTTCCATACTGTGATTGAGGTTCGTACTGGACGCCCGTACCTTGCTGAAACCCTCGTGGATATTGTTGACGGCGTAATTCAGCTCATCGTTATTCTTGACCTGCTCATTGACGACCGATTGCAGCGCTTTCATATTATCGTTGAGGAAATCTGCCACGGATATGGTATTCTCCGCCCCTACCGTAGCACCGTCGGCGACCTCGTTGATAACACCAGCGATGTCCCCCGAGGCACTCCCCATATTCTCTGCCAACCCGTCAAAGTCAATGCCATACCGCCGCAGTTCGTCCCCTGTCCCCTTGAACCCCGTAAAGTTCGCCTGCATCTGCCTACGGTACTTAATCAGCTTATCATTGATCCGCTCGAACACGTCGCCTGAGCGAAGCGTCAGCGCGTCGAAATATTTGTGTTCGACCAGCTGATCAATTTCTTTTTCAATCGCTCCGAGAGGACGCAGGAGGACACTGGCGCCGAGCGCGGCAAACAGCCCTCCGCACGCAGGAAGGACGAACGTCTTCCACGAAACATCACCGAGGCTTATCAGCACGGATAAAATCAGCGTCCCTGCAAACGTCAGCAGACCAATGCCACCCGACAGCGAGCCGGTAAAGGCGACGAGCTTATTGATGCCAAAATTTTTCTCTCGGAAGATCGGCTTTTCAAAGGTGAGCTTCAGCTTCATATGCGTGGCGGTCTGTTCCTGAACTTCGACCCCGAGTTTTTCCTTGAAATACTCTGCCGAACCGTTGAGCAGCCCGCGAAAATAGTCCAGAAGCCCCCGATTCGAGTCATAGGTAAATACCGCCTCGTATTCCGAAATCGGCGTCATAATGAGCTGAGGCGGTTTTGCGCCCGCAATCTTTTTCACGATCTCTACATGAATATCATACGTCGATGCCAAGAATGTATATAGATTTTTATTCGCGAAAAACGACGGATACACACGCGCAAAGGACTTGATATTATCGCGTCCCATTTCATACCAAATATCTCGAACAGACAGACCATTCGCCTTGCTGAGCGTTTCCATCAGGCGTTTGATCGTGCCGTCATCGACATCCTCAAGTGGCAAAAAGAGCCGATCCGGCTCCCAGCCCATCTCCTGCATAACCCCGTCAACCAACGTGCTGCCCCAAAGCTCACGCGACGTACTAATCCAAGTGGCGACTACAGTACCTTTCATACAACAGAGCCCTCCCAAACTCATTTACATAATCTATCCCAATCTGC of the Selenomonas dianae genome contains:
- a CDS encoding methyl-accepting chemotaxis protein → MKGTVVATWISTSRELWGSTLVDGVMQEMGWEPDRLFLPLEDVDDGTIKRLMETLSKANGLSVRDIWYEMGRDNIKSFARVYPSFFANKNLYTFLASTYDIHVEIVKKIAGAKPPQLIMTPISEYEAVFTYDSNRGLLDYFRGLLNGSAEYFKEKLGVEVQEQTATHMKLKLTFEKPIFREKNFGINKLVAFTGSLSGGIGLLTFAGTLILSVLISLGDVSWKTFVLPACGGLFAALGASVLLRPLGAIEKEIDQLVEHKYFDALTLRSGDVFERINDKLIKYRRQMQANFTGFKGTGDELRRYGIDFDGLAENMGSASGDIAGVINEVADGATVGAENTISVADFLNDNMKALQSVVNEQVKNNDELNYAVNNIHEGFSKVRASSTNLNHSMEKFTVVRQEVESLREATEKIMAITGLVTDIAGQTNLLALNAAIEAARAGEQGRGFSVVAEEVRKLAEQSQGHAEVITTDVMAVTRIINEVVASVNEEYEVLERESNQLVRVVEGNNQYIDNIRGVSGSISGIIEQLKTEMTNMEDVLSKVEHIASMAEQNSASTEEVNAAMHTHNLKLQDMMEKIKQFKEVTTAFSADINHYKT
- a CDS encoding glutamine synthetase; the encoded protein is MNELLYKIPANTPREEVIRQLKAHPEVRFVSLVGIDMAGNDTDEKIPVRIFIEDIEKFYNGTAVQTDGSSVVLPKIATINNAKVDLPIDPAVNWFVDYDPEGADEETGLPIGTLRIPSFIIHEEKRVDSRAVLVDTLAYVKAELLDFFHANPKISGAPSLNGADIVDIAFTSATELEFWVKTPLDDNASIEEMSASQVMNEQYWERTHGAVRTALEDCIIQLDKYGFHMEMGHKEVGGLKAQIDESGRMTHVCEQIEIDWQYDSAVQAADNELFVRTFVREIFRLYGLEVNFKAKPLIGLAGNGEHTHLSLAAITKDGKRHSLFAADDQNADYMNAVGYGALMGLLKNYEAINPFVSATNDAFNRLKPGFEAPVCVVTSFGASPAIPSRNRTVLVSLIRDLKNPLATRFELRATNPYSNTYLVIAASYLAILDGIKHSAGRSTAELLGELSKQPGEKGFYLETDRAYRSEEDVFEHYTADERDARFGKPPATVWENMLGFDLYPEKVAVLTAAHTIRPQIIDSFRTGALLRWKIELISRIIPENRNIVRRMVEIKSNFVTDQDAYMWNKIHDLRIYLAKDTIDDKALFTLLIKALGDGDYPTASALQIEMYAKMEELKELYDTYKKNMI
- the clpB gene encoding ATP-dependent chaperone ClpB, yielding MEQDKYTARTLAALQSAQQIAAMRYHQEITSTHVLLALAKEPEGLLATIFDVCGVDLPLLKARLEKELAAIPSVHGTNRLGMGMDMVRVLGRAEELAKSMKDEYVSTEHLLLALVTDGSDAVQGIAREFRLTKSAVQDAIQKHRKQNVTSDNPEEGYQSLEKYGRDLTAAARANKLDPVIGRDEEIRRSIEILSRRTKNNPVLIGEPGVGKTAIVEGLARRIVAGDVPESLKNKTLYSLDMGALVAGAKFRGEFEERLKGVLNEIAKSEGQILLFIDEVHTVVGAGAAEGAMDAGNLLKPLLARGELRCIGATTLNEYRKYIEKDTALERRFQPVMVGEPSVEDTVSILRGLKERYEVHHGVRIRDAALVAAATLSDRYISDRFLPDKAIDLVDEAAAKLRTEIESMPAPLDEIRRKILQLDIEEEALKKETDEASKEKLAALVAEKEQLHAEEAKLQAKWEEETQSILRVRAIKKEMDELRGEMEAAERAQNLARASELKYGKMPELEKKLAEEEAAIAAKADGERMLKEEVGEEDIARVVSRWTGIPVTKMMTGEREKLLHLEEVLHERVVGQDEAVTAVSEAILRARAGIKDPNRPIGSFIFLGPTGVGKTELAKTLAESLFDDERSMIRIDMSEYMEKHSVSRLIGAPPGYVGYDEGGQLTEAVRRRPYSVILLDEIEKAHRDVFNVLLQILDDGRLTDGKGRVVNFKNTVIIMTSNLGSHEILSKDYAEAEQAVRALLKEYFRPEFLNRVDDTIVFKALTKDDVKRIAAIMLAALSNRLERQADIQLTWNDAALTALADEGFDPDFGARPLRRLLTHTVETALSKKIIAGDVRGGDTVELGFDGTEFTFKTL
- a CDS encoding DUF4153 domain-containing protein, translating into MNISIRIVQLKGRTYELARRFPAAVFWQTVLFLVGAAAILLRPDDSAWYAENNVLFEHLMRLMPAIFAAWLTAAACRLLTELCPVKSPLLLSGACSGVLFALLAYIWYGVAMPSRHLVIGTEGVCLALAFLALFLLERINRAPGLPALLFAVGFSLGTSILFFLGLVLCTAAFWSLIVTDAAPWITETSYWFAGLIAYGAWGLGAFLGTLPKADAPHLLSATEQKILLYLFFPVYLLLLLVLYLYVGKIIGAGEMPVGTMNWYASFALLGFTLLPSVEPRTALSSGTVQADLYSYVREALINSAPPS